In Neoarius graeffei isolate fNeoGra1 chromosome 9, fNeoGra1.pri, whole genome shotgun sequence, one genomic interval encodes:
- the LOC132891703 gene encoding NXPE family member 3-like, which produces MDGHISRLLLIFILLVLSGFLLLILSMFRNTVVFDQGIFKVQQIQSSNHTVFKPTETLRPLDINNTSCARFGQKPTAEEAKEERDLLNSIAWPGPLVQGLPLELSSDPAKSYFVIQGPSKQRLGGQLLVNVHVQNFLGLPKDHGGDFLIARLHSPELGAGVGGKVHDHQNGTYTVLFPLLWAGVARVEITMVHPSEAVVVLKRLQEEQSDRVFFKSLFKSGAVSETTVCNLCLPLNEKPVCNYTDSLTGEPWYCYKPEKLGCDKRINHYKGGCKNDLLSAYEAQFFQSDVNIKIPIPASAMDKVIVLPTEEGQAKVKNSYIPAGYYFHDTWTPLNGAVIQQFNDSSAITHCLRGKAVYMFGDSTVRQWFEYLADVPNLQQLIPFRPKNPGPFMAVDKRNNILVSYRCHGPPIRFRPVLSSQLRYVANELDKIQGGPDTVVLVSVWAHFSTYPVEIYIRRLRHIRRAVVQLLNREPATLVVIRTANLQKLSSQNSVVNSDWFSVRRDAVLRAMFRGLRVQLLDAWEMTLAHHLPHDIHPPPSIIKNTIDLILSHICPVGKI; this is translated from the exons actgTCGTATTTGATCAGGGAATTTTCAAAGTCCAGCAAATACAGAGCAGTAACCACACAGTCTTTAAGCCTACTGAAACCTTGAGGCCGCTGGACATAAACAACACTTCTTGTGCACGCTTTGGCCAGAAGCCCACGGCAGAAGAGGCCAAAGAAGAGCGAGATCTGCTCAACTCCATAGCATGGCCAGGTCCCTTGGTGCAAGGCCTTCCTTTGGAGCTCAGCAGTGACCCTGCCAAGAGTTACTTTGTGATTCAGGGCCCATCAAAACAACGATTAGGTGGTCAGCTTCTAGTCAATGTCCATGTGCAGAACTTCTTGGGTCTGCCTAAGGATCATGGAGGAGATTTTCTGATAGCCCGGCTGCATTCACCTGAGCTGGGCGCCGGTGTTGGAGGGAAAGTGCATGACCACCAAAATGGCACCTATACAGTGCTGTTCCCACTGCTGTGGGCTGGTGTAGCACGGGTGGAAATCACCATGGTGCACCCAAGTGAGGCAGTGGTGGTGCTTAAGAGATTGCAGGAGGAGCAATCTGACAGAGTGTTTTTTAAAAGCCTGTTCAAATCTGGTGCTGTCTCAGAGACCACTGTGTGCAACCTGTGTCTGCCGCTCAACGAGAAACCGGTCTGCAACTACACTGACTCTTTAACTGGAGAACCCTGGTACTGCTACAAACCTGAAAAGCTTGGATGTGACAAACGAATAAATCACTATAAAGGGGGCTGCAAGAATGATCTTCTAAGTGCATATGAAGCCCAGTTCTTCCAGAG TGATGTAAATATCAAAATTCCTATACCTGCATCAGCGATGGACAAAGTGATTGTATTACCTACAGAAGAAG GACAAGCCAAAGTAAAAAATAGTTACATTCCTGCTGGCTACTACTTTCATGATACCTGGACGCCTTTGAATGGTGCAGTTATTCAGCAGTTTAATGATTCTTCAGCCATAACACATTGTCTTAGAGGGAAGGCTGTCTACATGTTTGGAGACTCCACTGTACGGCAATGGTTTGAGTACCTCGCTGATGTTCCGA ACCTCCAACAGTTAATTCCTTTTCGTCCAAAAAATCCGGGGCCGTTCATGGCTGTGGACAAGAGGAATAACATTCTGGTAAGCTACCGCTGCCATGGGCCGCCTATCCGCTTCAGACCAGTGCTTTCCTCTCAGCTACGCTATGTAGCAAATGAGCTTGACAAGATCCAGGGTGGGCCAGACACAGTCGTTCTTGTGAGTGTGTGGGCTCACTTCAGCACCTACCCTGTTGAAATATATATACGGCGCCTCCGACACATCCGCAGGGCTGTGGTACAGCTGCTGAACCGTGAGCCAGCTACATTGGTGGTAATCCGTACTGCCAACCTACAGAAGCTTAGCTCACAGAACAGCGTGGTCAACAGCGACTGGTTCTCTGTGCGGAGGGATGCTGTGCTACGTGCCATGTTCAGAGGACTCCGTGTGCAACTGCTGGATGCCTGGGAAATGACGCTGGCCCACCACCTCCCACATGACATACACCCACCTCCTTCCATCATCAAAAACACAATTGATCTGATCCTCTCTCATATCTGTCCAGTTGGGAAAATATAG